The DNA segment GTAAAAGAGCGGCAAGAGCAGGTCGGTGCGACCGGTCACTTCTGTTCGCAGGAGGATGTCACCAGCGGAAGCCTGCAGGGACCCAGCGTCCCCACCAGTGCTTTCTCTTGTGAGCAAAATTTTGGCAAATTAAAACCTGCATTAGACAACTTCTCTAACACCTGAACCAAAAAATGATACTTTGCAAACCAACTTTGGTGGCACTTGTGATTGAAATCTCTGCTGGCGAGGCAAGAGAGTTGTCCTGAAGGTTCCCACGGTGGGGAACTGGTTTGTTTGGGATCTCGATGCGCTTTGTTTCCCTCGCTCACCGCGCCGAGGCTCCTGTGCCGGCGGGCCAGCCGGTTCTCCCGGAACAGGTCATGCGTCTGGCAGCGAGCTGCGGCGCTATCTGCGCGGCAAGACGGACCATATGCCTGTCACACAGCTCCCAAAATGGCTTTTATTTAAGGAATAGCAGTGATGGCAAAGAATTCACTGTGCAGGTGAGACACTGAAACCCCAGAACACCCACGGGCTTCTGGTGGGTGACGTACGGTTTCTGTGCGAAGCGCGGAACTGAAGGCGTGCCCGACATTCCCGAGCAGGAACTGCTTTGAAATCGCTTTGCTTTGAGGTGAAGATCACAGCGACGCGAGGTTTATATCTGATGGGAGCCACGCACGGCTCCGAGAGCAGGGGAACGGCGCgtcctccatctgctcccacaaATATCCGCCTGGGAAACATGGGCTTTGCTCCCCAAAATGTTTGTTGTGCTGGATCTCGTCCCACGTGGGATCTAATTCCTTAATTCCTCTTTATGTGTTTCAGCTTTTGCGGATTCCCGGAGTGCCGCAGCCCCGACCCGCGCAGGATGGACCCCGTTGTTCTCAGTTACATGGACAGTTTGCTGCGGCAGTCAGACGTGGCTTTGCTGGAACCCCCAAACTGGCTTAACGATCGCGTCATCGGCTTCGCCTTTGAGTACTTCGCCAACCACCAGTTCCAAGAGTTTCACGAGCAGGTTTGTTTCATCAGCCCCGAGGTGGCTCAGTTCATTAAATGTGCCCTTAGTCAGGAAGAAATAGCCATATTCCTCCAACCGCTGGACCTTCTCCACAAGAACCTGGTGTTCTTACCCATCAACGATAACTCCAACCAGGTCGCTGGGGGCTCCCACTGGAGCTTACTGGTTTATTTCAGGGACAAAAACTGCTTCTCCCATTACGATTCTCACAGTAAATGCAACTCCTTCCACGCCAAGCAAGTGGCGGGGAAGCTGGAGAGCTTTTTGGGCAAGAGAGGGGGCAAAGCCGCCTTCGTGGAGGAGAAGGCGCCCGCCCAGCAGAACAGCTATGACTGCGGGATGTACGTGATCTGCAACGCGGAGGCCGTTTGTCAGGGACACCTCGGGGAGCGGCCGGAGcctctgctgcagctcctcacccCCTCCTACATCACGCAGAAGAGAGCAGAGTGGAAAAGCCTCATCATGAGACTGGCGCAGAAGTGAGCGCGATGCGGCTCCAACCCTCCCTCCGCAAAAACCAAAACTGCCTTCCCCACCCGCGAGGCAGCACCTCCAGTGCCTGAGGGAGATGCCCATGCGCAGGATTGGCCCAAAGAAGAAGAATGTCACCCCTCCAGCATGGCTACACCCCCCGAACACCCTGCTCCCCCCTGGAAAAGCCTTAGTCCCCTCTGGAAATTAACCAGAAAAAATCACTTTGCTTTCAAATAAATCCTCTCCGCGGTGAATTTTTACACTAATTGCTGGGGCAAAATGGGGTGCTGAAGGGACTTCTCGCCTTGCCCAGCATGTCCTCGTTAGGTGGCTTTAATTGGCTCTAGGCTTCGCTGTTCCAAGCCAGGTTTAGCAAACACCCTTTAAAACCAAACCCCCAAACGCTTTATCGTAACTACTTCTAATTTGTGCCTCGCTGGTGGTATTAGAGCAGTCTGGGCTTGAGCAGCGAGGGGTTTTTACCCTGAAAAGATGGCAATGATGTCAAAAGACAAGATTCCAAAGGAAATGCTACGATTAATTAAAGAACGGGGCAAAAAGAAAATGGGTTTTCTTCAGATAGGTGCTCCTAAGCCGAATAGGAGTAGCTCTTTTTCCTTGTCCCCAACCCCTGCTTGCTCTTATTACAAATTAAAACCTGCCTCTGAACTGCTGGAAGATTAATAGGAAGCTGAGAAACCCAATCCTAGGAAAGGAAAGTTAATTGAGATGAAAAGCGACACTCACTCTttgaagttgttttctttttccgtATGATTTCAGGTC comes from the Patagioenas fasciata isolate bPatFas1 chromosome 12, bPatFas1.hap1, whole genome shotgun sequence genome and includes:
- the SENP8 gene encoding sentrin-specific protease 8 isoform X1; amino-acid sequence: MAKNSLCSFCGFPECRSPDPRRMDPVVLSYMDSLLRQSDVALLEPPNWLNDRVIGFAFEYFANHQFQEFHEQVCFISPEVAQFIKCALSQEEIAIFLQPLDLLHKNLVFLPINDNSNQVAGGSHWSLLVYFRDKNCFSHYDSHSKCNSFHAKQVAGKLESFLGKRGGKAAFVEEKAPAQQNSYDCGMYVICNAEAVCQGHLGERPEPLLQLLTPSYITQKRAEWKSLIMRLAQK
- the SENP8 gene encoding sentrin-specific protease 8 isoform X2; this encodes MDPVVLSYMDSLLRQSDVALLEPPNWLNDRVIGFAFEYFANHQFQEFHEQVCFISPEVAQFIKCALSQEEIAIFLQPLDLLHKNLVFLPINDNSNQVAGGSHWSLLVYFRDKNCFSHYDSHSKCNSFHAKQVAGKLESFLGKRGGKAAFVEEKAPAQQNSYDCGMYVICNAEAVCQGHLGERPEPLLQLLTPSYITQKRAEWKSLIMRLAQK